The stretch of DNA TGCATAGCATGCGAACATGATATGTCAACTATCATAATACCTAATAATGTGTGATTAAATGAAGCTTTAGGTAATTGATAGTTGCATAGTGTATGACATGATATATTGGTTATCTTAATACCGAATGATAATTGCATAGCGTGGAACATGATATGTCAACTATCATGATACCGAATAATGCGTAATTAAATGGAGCTTTAGGTAATTGATAGTTGCATAGTATATGCCATGATATATGTATAATATGATATATCAACTATCTTGAAACCGAATGACATGTGATTAGATGAGTTGCACATTATACTCCACTCACTCGTCATACTATCTCATAATGTCACGATAATTACGATATGACACATCAATCATCTCATAACCCTTATAATGTCATGATGATTACTATATATGAcacatgaaatacatctcataacCCTCAAAGTATAGTATACATCACAATCAATAGTATAAAGTCACGATGATTACGATATATCACACATGAAAACAACGAATCTTATATACATTGCATCGATCAAACAAcaaatcttatatgcatcgcatcgATCGATTGCTCATCGTACTCCCTCCTATAGTGCACAGATTGCTCATCTTACTCCCTCCTATAGTGGACAACTTAAGAACGACTGCGTTCCATATGACTCTCATCAGCATTAGCAAACCCTAGAGAAGTAAACGTCcaaggaaacacaatcaaacaactTCGTAAACCTCTGGAAATCAACAGTGCATTTGGCTGCAGCATATCAATCAAAGAAAAGATGTGGAAGCTGTTGCTATGCAAAACAGGCATAAAAAGGGTACGTTCATCAAACAGAGTACTCGGGTCAATGACAGATTTTTGGGTACATTTCATGGCAACAAATACTTGTTTCTCATAATAAAAAATGCTGTGATCAGCTAAATCCCATTGACGTTGCAGAGAGAAGAGCAATGCTGTGGTCTCGCACATAATCTCCACACAAATGTAGacctaaataacaaaaacaaaGGCTAGTGACTTTATTGGTCGGCGTCGTCGCATTCTGCAGCTGCGGTTAATAGCCATATCCTGATACGGAAACGCATGCAAAAAACATTAATAGCAAGCAAATGAATTAGGGAACTGGAAGTATCAAAGCACAATAAAATGATGAACCTGAGTTGTCCATTGGGTTCCCAGCAGGCACAGGCTCAGGTTCCTTGATGTCAACCACGACAGCGTCGGAGGTGAGGAACGTTTTCGAAACTGATGCAGCATGCTCCAAGCAGCACCTGACAACCTATTTCAGAAAAAAGATGGATTCTCAAACAACTTAAATGCATAGCAAAATAACAAGTAAAACTTTGCATAAAAAACATTCTACATTATTCCGATGCCGGAAGCATTCCATAATCCCTGTAAGCAATTTATTGTAACCAGTAAATTGGATAAATATTGGAGATGGAACGTAAGCAGTAAACCCAGAATGATAAAAGCTTGATGCTACTGCTAAACTTGAAGTCAAACAGCTAGAATCATTAACCATGTGCAACTTTTTTAGGGAACACCAGAGGGGAACTAACAAAGATTGAATCTTTTACCACACATGCTATGACTCACTGACTAGGAAGCTATATGCTTTTCTTGAGTCCTTTTCCCCTTCACCTTTTTTCATTGCTTTCTTTCGATTTGGATGTATAAATAGTTAACATCATGCTATGTGAATTAATAACGATACATGTTCAGAGAAATGATGGTATCTGGGTTCAAAATGACTGGTGAGTAAATGAAGTCGAGCACTAAGTGACTACCTTCGTAGGGTCAATAATTCCAGCAGCCATTAGATCTTCATAATTTCCAGTTGCAGCATTGTAACCATATTTAAAGTCACCATTTGAAAGCACCTGGAACAATAAGCAAGAGTTTAGTCTCTTTACTCCTAATCATTTAACAAACAAAGTAACAATAATAAAGTATGTTCAATAGAGACTTGAAATATCAAGTCTTACACCTTCTCGACGACAACACTCCCATTCACTCCAGCATTTTTTGCAATCAATTTCAATGGATAACTAAGTGCCCTCCTTACTATATCTGCTCCGACCTGCAACTCATCCAAGTGAATATTAGAGGGTAGCTTTGGTTGATAAATGACTGATTATTGAACCATGCCCTTTCGGTTGCAAATTAAAAGATTATATTTACAATATCTTTAAGCAAAAGGCATTTTTCAGCAGACGAATTACAACAAATGGTACAAAATTTAACATGAAAAATCTCTGCAAAGTCATCAACCTTTTGCTCATCATTTTCAAGAGTCTCCTTGATGGCATCAACCTTCGATGCCAGTCTCAAAAGTGTGCAGCCACCTCCAACAACTATACCTTCCTCGACAGCAGCCTGAGCAATCACACAAAATATCAacaatatatttcatgtctcaacAACTAATGTCTTAAGTGCTAAAAGATGCAAACTCGACTAAAAATATGGCATACCTTTGTAGCATTCAAAGCATCTTCAACTCTTAgtttcttctccttcaattcagtCTCTGTCTGTGCCCCAACCTGTTCGGAGTTCAAAAACCAAAATATCATACTCATACAGTCAGTGACCATTGAATATCGAGCAAGGAAGCAAACACTTGTCCTCAGAATGAATATTACCTGAATGACAGCAACACCACCAGAAAGTTTGGCAACCCTCTCATTTAGCTTCTCCTTTTCATATTCCTGCTCAGAAGCCTGAAAATCAAGAAAACTAAAAATGGTCATAGCTCTGTGGTCAATATGCATTTTACACTATTATTTAGAACTATTTAGAACAAGAAACCAGACCTCAATTAGATTATGTATCTGTGCAACCCGTTTAGTTACTTCTTCCTGTGTGCTACCATCACCAACGATAGTTGTGGTCTCCTTTGTTAGCACAACTTTAGCAGCAGTACCTAATACCTCTTTTCCAGCCTTGTCCAAGGAAAGACCCACCTCGTCTCTGATTACAGTGGCTGCGAAAAACATGAACCTGTGAGGTTCAAtgacaaacaaaaagaaaaagaaagaaaaagagtgcTGAGAACCACAAGTAAACTGCATTAACACTATGACAAATGCAAGCATACAAGTAAAATCGACCTCCAGTAAGTATGGCAATGTCATCCAGGTATTGACTCTTCCGCTCTCCGAAACCTGGAGCCTTGAGTGCAGCAATCTTCAATGAACCTCTGAGTTTGTTCACAACAAGGGTTGCAAGAGCTTCCTGTTCAATGTCTTCAGCAATTATTACAACAGGATATCCCCCTCTTATGGCATCTTCTAAGACATTGATGAGATCCCTTGCATTTGTAATCTTCTTGTCCACAAGAAGCAACTGAAAGAGGCAAGCATCATACATCATCACTACAAAGTTCACATTCAACTTCAGGAACTAATAAACCGCTAATATATCAGCATCTCAAGTAACTACAGACCTTGCAATTTTCATATTCAACCGACATTTTCTCACTATCTGTTACAAAATATGGGGAGATGTAGCCACGATCGAATTGCATTCCTTCAACGACATACAAATTATTCTCAGCACTCTTCCCTTCTTCTAGTGTCACAACTCCCTTCCTACCCACCTTACTCATAGCCTCTGCGATCATATTACCAATTTCATAATTGTTTCCAGCACTTACAGCAGCTACATCAGCTAGCTCACTGTCTTCTACCTGCCGAAATAAGATCACATACAACTCATGTGTCCACATTCATTTCtagaactacataaccaaaagaTAATGACATCTCAAAATCTCATTTTGTTGCTGTAACTTAACCAAAAAATAGTTCCAAAGAAGATCAATATTTGCAATTGAATCATGCTACAACTGAAATGATTGTTTAAAAGGAGCCTTAAATATACCTCTTTTGACATTAGCTTCAGTTCAGCCACTAGGGCTTTCGTTGTTTTTTCAATACCTCTAGTAATCTGAACTGGGTTGGCACCCGCTGCAACCACCTGCCCTTGTCACATGTTTGTTGCTTATCAGGTTACAAATTTTCATTTGTCAAGAAAATATTCATGAAGAATGTGAGTATCACAATTATGTTACACAAACCTTAACACCTTCAGCAATTAAACCTTGAGCAAGAACAACAGAGGTGGTAGTCCCATCACCAGCAAGGTCATTTGTCTTTGCAGCAGCTTGCCTTACTAACTTAGCTCCAATATTCTCAACTGGATCTTCTAACTCAACCTAATGGACCAGATTTAACAAGTAATTCACGTCAACCAGACAATGTGAGACAATAACTTGCAAAGAACAAGACCACATTGACAAATTCAAATTCCAATCTAGACCTTGGACGACCTAGAATGAAGTTATACATTAAAAAGTAAAACATCTTTATGTGGTTCTGTATATAATGTAAAGTGATACACAGATAACAGAAACAAAGATAACAATGCTGAAGTAGAAACAAATATTTCTTGACAGCAAACCACGAAGATATCCCAAGCAAATATCCAAGTAAATCAAACCATGATAAAGTTTGCATGGATATTCATTCTCCAATCATCGGATACCTCTTTGGCAACGGTAACACCATCATTAACGATTCTTGGTGATCCATATTTGCTCTCCAAAACAACATTTCTGCCCTTTGGACCAAGTGTAACTCCAACAAGGTCTGCAAGTTTATTGACCCCAGTCTGAAACAACAATGTTGAAACAAGGATCAACAAGATATGGATGCTAATATCAAAATCCTCATTCATAAAGCTTGACGAACTTGTAGGAATCCCTTTCAAAAGCTTACCTGTAGCTTCTTAATGGCAGAGCCATCCTTGTTAAAATACAACTCTTTGGCCATAGCTCTGATCCTAGAATTGCACCTCTTCTGCATTAGCAAGTTCTGCCTTCTGCTGCTCGATGAACCAGAAGATATGGAAGCAAGTGAAGAGAACTTGGAGAACTTTTCAGCAGAGGCCTTGTCGGCATGGAGACAAGTAGCAGCACCCAAAGAGCCGATTGTGGACATGGTGCTAAAAGTAGAAGCCATTTCCAGTCAATAAAATGAATGGAACATTATCATCCAGAAACAAAACAGAAAACTGTGAAGGCATAATGTCACAACAACATCACCTACAGAGAAGCTACACAAAAAAGAAAACTCTAGATAATCCACAGATTGTTCCAATCCATGAATATGCAGGCAAACATAAACAACTCCTGAATCTTAAAGAAAATATTGTATTACAAAGTGCAATCAGCAAGGTGAAAACTAAGATCAGCAGATTCAAGCCATGTTATATCAAGAGTAATTTAATTAGGCTTTCTCTCAGTTAAAGAGAGTTTCAAGTTCACATAACCAATATAATCGTTTCAAAGCCATCTAACAATGACCTTATCAGGTGACAATAACTTAAGCCAAAGACACTAACAAACCACACGAGATTTAGATTCACGACAGTCTGACATTTTACATCTAGATTTTGTTCGAAGGACCTATCCAACAGGTAAGTTCaaatattttgcaagaaatacaTTGCATAGCTATAACAAGCAACTTTCACCAAGATAAAATAATGGGACCTGCTACACTAAGAGTTTCAACGTATGCAGATCCAAAGAATTGAGGCACTTCAACAatcaacacaaaagaaaaaatgaaaaagaaaaggcttgaaaagaaaaaagaattaataCTGTGATTCATGTGACAGATAAAATTCATTATCATGCACATGAATTTTAATCGACCTTGGCACCATATGCTCTAAATCACGGTATTTCGGTACTTGTTTCCGAAGAGAAGTACCTTAATCGATGACTCATACCCACACACAAAACGTTCATTCTTTTTGCACGAAGCTAACAACACTCTAACTGTTCCACCATGGTCGCGACACCTCCACCAAACCTAGGTGAAAGTCCTCGCTTTCTCTATCTTCTCTTTCACTTACAATTACACAATGACAAAAACTCGCAACAGATCTTCGACAAGATACAGAAACATGATCAAATAAAGAGGAATCTTTGCACTTAGACAATCACCAAAAATAACAAAATGTGCACGTCCGTCCACACCATGCTTCACTCATAACAACGAAAACCCCTTCGCACCGCACGCACGAACGCTCTCGCACAGCTACGAGCACTGCCAAAACCTCACATTTTACCCAAGGACACGCAAAACACTCATTTACCCAGGGAAATCGAAGCTAGACCTAGAAAGCATCACCACCATACCACTTATTTGAGGAAAAAGCGAACGGAGAAGAGGAAATAGAGAATGACACCGACCTACGCCTGCGGGAGGATTTAGGAGGAGAGATAACTGCAATAATTTGCGAGGGCGAGATGATCGTGGTGGCAAGGGATAGGGTTTGGGGCGTGGATAAGGCTTTGCTTTCGCACAGAGCAAACTGCAGAGGGTGAAGAGGAATAGATGAGGTTTTATTTGAAGGTTTTCGCGGGGGGGGGCGGGGGCGATCTGGACCGTCGGAACACGATTCCCGTCCGATTCCCCCCTTAGGGGTAATGGAACTCTCTGGAAGTCCGGGGAAGGATCTCGTCGTCAACGCACGAATCTTACAGTAACAGGAGACCACCCTAAAACTCGTACCCACCGGTCATTAAGAGTCGACCTTTTCATCGCCGTCGTATTGATTCAACTTCAACTCCCAAACACCGTAATTTATTGCCCAAGTTCGTAAATATGATTGATTTCGATGATGTATTTTATTTTCTCATGATTTTATTTGAGTTTACGatagccttatatatatatatatatatatatatatatatatatatatatatatatatatatatatataaaatagtaaaaataaGTTACTAATATGAGAACTTacgataaattatcaaaattagtttatatactttgaaacatatattttttataattaaaaatatattttttaataataaatattaagaaatattaataaaaaaattactaataTCTTGATT from Musa acuminata AAA Group cultivar baxijiao chromosome BXJ2-11, Cavendish_Baxijiao_AAA, whole genome shotgun sequence encodes:
- the LOC103970534 gene encoding ruBisCO large subunit-binding protein subunit beta, chloroplastic isoform X2; this encodes MSTIGSLGAATCLHADKASAEKFSKFSSLASISSGSSSSRRQNLLMQKRCNSRIRAMAKELYFNKDGSAIKKLQTGVNKLADLVGVTLGPKGRNVVLESKYGSPRIVNDGVTVAKEVELEDPVENIGAKLVRQAAAKTNDLAGDGTTTSVVLAQGLIAEGVKVVAAGANPVQITRGIEKTTKALVAELKLMSKEVEDSELADVAAVSAGNNYEIGNMIAEAMSKVGRKGVVTLEEGKSAENNLYVVEGMQFDRGYISPYFVTDSEKMSVEYENCKLLLVDKKITNARDLINVLEDAIRGGYPVVIIAEDIEQEALATLVVNKLRGSLKIAALKAPGFGERKSQYLDDIAILTGATVIRDEVGLSLDKAGKEVLGTAAKVVLTKETTTIVGDGSTQEEVTKRVAQIHNLIEASEQEYEKEKLNERVAKLSGGVAVIQVGAQTETELKEKKLRVEDALNATKAAVEEGIVVGGGCTLLRLASKVDAIKETLENDEQKVGADIVRRALSYPLKLIAKNAGVNGSVVVEKVLSNGDFKYGYNAATGNYEDLMAAGIIDPTKVVRCCLEHAASVSKTFLTSDAVVVDIKEPEPVPAGNPMDNSGYGY
- the LOC103970534 gene encoding ruBisCO large subunit-binding protein subunit beta, chloroplastic isoform X1 translates to MASTFSTMSTIGSLGAATCLHADKASAEKFSKFSSLASISSGSSSSRRQNLLMQKRCNSRIRAMAKELYFNKDGSAIKKLQTGVNKLADLVGVTLGPKGRNVVLESKYGSPRIVNDGVTVAKEVELEDPVENIGAKLVRQAAAKTNDLAGDGTTTSVVLAQGLIAEGVKVVAAGANPVQITRGIEKTTKALVAELKLMSKEVEDSELADVAAVSAGNNYEIGNMIAEAMSKVGRKGVVTLEEGKSAENNLYVVEGMQFDRGYISPYFVTDSEKMSVEYENCKLLLVDKKITNARDLINVLEDAIRGGYPVVIIAEDIEQEALATLVVNKLRGSLKIAALKAPGFGERKSQYLDDIAILTGATVIRDEVGLSLDKAGKEVLGTAAKVVLTKETTTIVGDGSTQEEVTKRVAQIHNLIEASEQEYEKEKLNERVAKLSGGVAVIQVGAQTETELKEKKLRVEDALNATKAAVEEGIVVGGGCTLLRLASKVDAIKETLENDEQKVGADIVRRALSYPLKLIAKNAGVNGSVVVEKVLSNGDFKYGYNAATGNYEDLMAAGIIDPTKVVRCCLEHAASVSKTFLTSDAVVVDIKEPEPVPAGNPMDNSGYGY